Proteins encoded by one window of Lycium barbarum isolate Lr01 chromosome 11, ASM1917538v2, whole genome shotgun sequence:
- the LOC132618361 gene encoding DNA repair protein XRCC3 homolog encodes MNQTRITHLMKPENLLQQLTPIPTQKCTLGCPILDGLLNGGIPCNSITELVAESGCGKTQISLQLLLTAQLPVSLGGLSSTSLYLYSESPFPLRRLHQLSSSFPTLKNPLDNILTHPLHSAHHLFDVLSQLDSFLLSSPIKLIVIDSIAALFRFEFENNPRDLKQRSGLFFKISSKLKEQARRFGLAVVVINQVVDVMDDSDGLRIGNSACLYTSERKVSAALGLSWANCVNMRLFLSRNEEVAGDDCFATRTRRFIRVVFAPHLPDSYCEFVITGEKICGLER; translated from the coding sequence ATGAACCAAACAAGAATCACACATTTGATGAAACCTGAAAATCTCCTTCAACAACTCACCCCTATCCCCACCCAAAAATGCACTCTCGGCTGCCCAATTCTCGACGGCCTCCTCAACGGCGGCATTCCTTGCAATTCAATAACCGAATTAGTCGCCGAAAGCGGCTGTGGAAAGACCCAAATATCCCTCCAACTCCTCCTCACCGCTCAGCTTCCCGTTTCACTTGGCGGCCTCTCATCTACCTCCTTATATCTCTACTCCGAGTCACCATTCCCCCTTCGCCGCCTTCACCAACTCTCTTCCTCATTTCCCACTCTCAAAAACCCCTTAGATAACATTTTAACTCACCCTCTTCACTCTGCACACCACCTGTTCGACGTATTGTCCCAACTAGACTCCTTCTTATTATCATCCCCTATTAAGCTAATTGTGATTGATTCTATTGCTGCTTTGTTTCGGTTTGAGTTTGAAAACAATCCGCGTGATCTTAAGCAGAGATCGGGGTTGTTTTTTAAGATTTCGAGTAAATTGAAGGAACAAGCGAGGCGATTTGGGTTGGCTGTAGTGGTGATTAATCAGGTTGTTGATGTAATGGATGATTCTGATGGTTTGAGGATTGGGAATTCCGCGTGTTTGTATACGTCTGAGAGGAAAGTAAGTGCTGCTTTGGGTTTGTCTTGGGCGAATTGTGTTAATATGAGGTTGTTCTTGTCAAGGAATGAAGAGGTAGCTGGGGATGATTGTTTTGCTACGCGAACTCGGAGGTTTATACGCGTTGTTTTTGCTCCTCATTTGCCTGATTCTTACTGTGAGTTTGTTATTACTGGAGAAAAAATTTGTGGTTTAGAAAGATAA